The genomic stretch CGACGATCTGAAAGAAAATTATTACTATTGTCAACATGTATTGGCTACGCAGactcatatacagtatatctgaaaAGAAATCAGTGAACCACAAGAATGACTTTTGCATTActttgcattatattatatatatatatatatatatatatatatatatatatatatatatatatatatatatatatatatacacacacacacacacacacacacacacacacacacagacacacacacatatatatgtgtgtgtgtgtgtgtgtgtgtcatcttTTGTAATTAAATGGCGTTTTCAACGTTGTTTATTGTACAGTAGTTAAAGTTACCAGCTGTAATTTAACACTAATTTGGATATTATTGACAATTCATTATTCAGTGGTTaccaattacaaaataataacatgctATATAAATGCAGTGTTCTGCATTACGTGCTTTTCTCAGTCACTGCTAACAACAATATATCTAAAACTTGCTATATAagtttaaatacatataaatataatatataaaactgtatattGAAACCAATGTCTATTTATACATTACAATTCATAGAATTTACAACAGTATACTTGCCAGTTGTTGTACTTATTATTCTGAAGGATACTTGCAATTGCCTGTCACCAAAGTTACATTTCCTAAAATGATCAAGATCACTGCTGTACAAAATAGTCTCTTGCTCCAATTACAATTCATTTTACAAATCATTTTTCATAACTCTGAAACACAACTGATCTTAATACACCATCAACTTCAAACAATGATCTTCTGTTTATAGAAGTATAACTCGTAGACAGGGAAATAATGTAAAGCTGGAAAACACGCAGCGTAGAGGTGCGTCACAGaaagttatatatttaacatcaacaTGACAAAGTGTTAAAGGCAGTCAATGTGTCAAAGCAGGAAGACAACATAACACTTCCTCCCCCTTACCACCAGCTAATATGAGAAACCCATGCTGCAAGATACCCTAACAGCTATGGAATTTACATAAACGTTCAAAACATGCTCATTGCAGAACTTTCAACATGGACATTCATCGTGTAGCAAGTGAGGTTTTAAGATCAATGTTTCATAGCTTCAATACCCTTGTCACTCCCTTTCAGCTCAACCAGCCATTTCTAATATGTTTCGGATCTTAGAACACATTGCTGatcattcatacatacatacatacatacatacatacaaacaacaCCACAGAACAGCTCTTCTTTGAGTGTCCCACAATTTCAGTATGACATGAAAACACTAAAAAGTGTATGGGCATAGAAAAGTCCCAGTTATAGTATCTTAACTGAACGTATTactcttgttgtttagattcactttgtattttcatttttagtcatcacatcctggggaATCTTAGAAGCTTTAAGCACCCCTTTGGTCTCTACAGCACTCAAATATGACTCATTTATATCCCTAATATGACCCTAAATATATCCCTTACCCTGTCCCCCTGCAATGCTTTGCCCCCAAGgcatgtaagaaataccacatttattCGTTGCAGTTTTTCTTATTTCCACAAGGGGTAGAGCGTTGCAGGGGtacaagttaatggttacactcttgTGCATCAGCTGTATTCCACTCAAGAAAGGCTGCTGTGGATGTATagaatacatacacacacacatgcaatgtTACTGAAATAAAATCACTAATTTATCACAAACTGTAGACAAGAAGGCATTAGGTCATATTTGACCTTGGTTAAACAAGGTTTTAATCATAAGAAAGGTGAAGGGAGGCTGTGGTTAGGACAACTGCAAAGCAGAATATTTGATACGGTTGAAATACACAACATGAGAAAAATAAGCTGAATCCAAAAATCTCCCATGAAAAAGCTTACACACAATTAGATATGGAACTAGTTGTTGGTTGAAGAAgagatttactgaataaaaagcaTTGTTTTCTATTTAGCGTAATCTATGGTAAAACTTtacataatatgtatttatattgtacttagtaaatatatgtgtacttaaacaattacagtgttattatgcatagtaatAATCCAGTTAATGAGTAAATCTTTATGCATGATATAAGTAcagaattgtatcagaaaagtgttaggaggttagggttaggcttagagTTATGGTTGAGTTAGGGCTAAGGTGAGGGTTATATCTTGCAAAAAAGATGTGCACATTACATGTGTTGTAACtgcataacattgtaattatgtgtaagaacatatatttactaagtaactactatataaatatatattaattatatacacaCTGTAACGGGTTACAGTACCATATCATCTCCAATAAAAACATATGTAGAACCAAGAGACTGTGTATTTGGTATAAATGTTTCTACGTCACTACAGATAGCAGACAAGGGGGGCTCTTCGGGAGGGTGGCCTGAGTAGTTCATGGAGTTCATTTACAACGGTATAAACTGCAGTGCATCTGTCCAATTCTGCTGCTGTATTACACCAGCAGTGATTCATTGCTCCTCTTAAAACCATCTCTGAATACAGTGATAAGATGTTCATGATAGAGATTGGTTAGCAGTGTATGCAGACAGTATTAAGCaatgctgctgtttagatcacaCAGATGGAAGCAAGCAAACAGGGGTGTCACTATTAACAGGGTGATCTTGAGAATGTCTTTTTCTGAATCAGGTCACTTTTTATCAATACATTTTATGACACAATTGACTAAActgaaacttatttttttgcCACCAGTGATGTTGCAATATTGCAAAGATATCCATCTTCAGAGGTATCACTATTGGTAAACAGAAAGAGAACGGAAGGTTGATTCATTCAACGGTCTGCCACTCAATTCTTATTGAACTGAAAATTCATCATCATATAGGAGACTGCTTTTAGTAAATTGAGCTTGTGTGTCATTATTAATGTATAGCCCTCGGTGAGGTGCAATTGATACTGAAGAAAGTACCCTTTTTTAGAATAGAGAATGAATAAATCAACTTAGTCTTTTATAGAAATATTGATGTGAGTTGAGCCTTTATTGGAAAACATGTCAACAGCAAGCAACTGAACCATGTAGTTTCACAGCAAGACATACCGGTAGTTGAGATTACCTAAATACAGTTAATTTAATATACAATAGATTTCTGTCTAGAACAaacaatgtataaatataaatacttaTTTCATAATTTAGAATTAACAAATGAGTGAAAGCAAAAATGAGGACACATGtcgaaaacataataataaaataacacaacacaattgTCATCCAAAAGAAACATTATCATATCTTCTTTCTGCATATTAAAATACACTCCAAATTGAATAACTTAATTAGAACAATTACATATAAAAAGCTATGTGTATCACATAACATGTCCACTGTCCACCCAATCCATTCCAACAACACAACTTTAGTCTATGCCGCAGGTGCCAGCCTTTgttcaatcaaaataaatatgatGTTTTAAAGCACTTAGTATGAAGAGACAAATTACAAATCACAAGAAAATTAAAACTGCTATTGCATTTGCACTAAGGTACTTCATCATACAAAATGGGGcctattttaataatcaaaaacagtCCAAATATCTGTACTGTCTTGTTTGTCCCCCAATAATTATAATTGACCCCCTTCTTAAATCCTTAAACCATAatcctaatattaataataataaaaaatatctagataattgtctcctttttaaatatataagcaaCAGAAAACCAACTCACAAATGCAGCTGTTCCCCCAAAATGGCAGATATCTCACTGAACCTCATTTCATTGTGGAAAGTACAGATATCCAGTTATTCTGCATTTGTAATAATGAATAACGTAGGAGTTGCCACTGCAATCATGAGGTGTCTTGCTCATCACAATCTTTGAGGGGACTTCTCACACCTAGTCATTCTGAATCCCTAAAAGAAGTGGCTAACACCCTGGTATTGTACTCTGGTCCTTTACAGCCAGAAAGATTCTTTAGTTACTATACaactatgtttaaaataataaaataattgaaccaaTCTTGCCTCCTCGATATATAATGGCTACAGGCATTGAGTTGAATGATGTGGTTTGGGTAGTTTTTGATCTCTGATATATTAATGATAAAGGCTGGAAGCTTGTCTTGAAGCCTAGGCACGTGTGTTTATTGACCGCttctgaaaaataatacaaataaatgcattaaattaaaagaaaaaacatgtaggAAAATACAGTCTCTGTAAATTGTATAAATTTCTCAGTGAACTAAactgttattatattttaattgacttACTCAAACTGttcaatctttgttttcaccCAGGGCATTTTGGGATTGCTACAAATGATTTTTCCATTACTGTAGAATCTGTAGGAAGTAAAACATGGAATGCTCAAGAGAAAGGAAAAACATTCTGCAACTTTTTGGCAACTGTTCAGTTACAGGGAACATTGAAATGAATTATTGTTTTCTGAAAGGTAAGTCTGATTTCAAAAGTCAGGGCAACACAGCttttagaaaacatttcaaaacagtaGTTATTGGATGAACAGTTCACGGTCATGTATATTCttagttttttaaaacaacacttttcaCAGGTAGACCAGATGGAAAACAATGTACAAATTCATGTATTTTACTCCAGAGTAATCCCTAGTGTTTAGACTTTTTAGCAGAGGGTCCTTGAAAGAATTTATCTGCTTACATTACAGCTTTGACGCATGGCAATGCCTCTTCCTGGAATGTATACCCAGTGATGGGACCTTTTATGCGTTGTCTGGTAGTCTGCTGGCAACAAGGGACTGGTTTTCCAGCACCTAGAGGACAAATAACATATACTAAAACAGTGAAAACCATATTCTATCTAGAAAGCTACACATGCTATCATGTGAAGTAATATTAAGAAAGTGCGAGCAAACTCATCTGTTAAAACAAAGCTCCTCATTTAGTAATTGGATACATTCACGGTTACACCATGTTCTGGAAAATTTGATAGCTTTCACTATCTCCCATTTTAATATCTTTATGGAATGCATATTATTAATTGAAAAACTAAAGTATGCATATGTTTCCATGTGGCACCTTGGAGCTTATTTATTATCAATACCATGCTCTATTAAGATGAATTATGACCAGTAATAAAGAAATTCAAAACTATGCAATTATGTCTAAGGAACACTTCCATTTAAGCACCACGTcgatatgtgatatatatatatataatatatatgacgaatatatatattatatatatatatatatatatatatatatatatatatatatatacacacacacactcattataTTGGctctcgctatactgcagattcggatatacCGCAGTCCTGGAACTCCCCATTTTTACCCTTTAACtgcacatgccttagctgcaatatatatataggcaatttCACATAGAATTTTACatggtttgaatatttatttctaGTGTTTTCTATATTTGAAAACTTATTTGAAAGaattctttgaaaataacatCCCAAACCAATAAGTCACCCAAAAAAGTTTCATTGTAGTTACATCTTTTACAAAATCTTTCctaaaacttgttttattttagtgaGAGCTCATTTTGCCCCAGTCAAATCAATGCCACCTTATAAAGGTAAACAAAGCATGAAACTGTACCATACTGTCAAGACACCTGACTGTAGGTTACAAGCCCTcttttatacaaacaaaatgtcTTACCATTTGTTCCAATGGCCAATCCACAGATTATTACAATTAAAGCAAGTTGAAATGTCATATTAAAATGATGCATGGTAAAATTCTAAATATTTTGGTGAGTCCGTctttatttcagattttgactaTGAACATATTGTAGTGACGTTCAACTTTTATAGGCTGGAAAGAAGAACTAAAGGTCAGTCATTTGGATTGCATAATTAGGAAATTACTCATGGGGAGATATTAATGTATGATGCTGTGCACTTTCTCAAGAAAAGTTTTATTTAACACAGTGGTGGCTGGTGACTTTTTTCATTGGTAAGGCACTTGGAAcagtataataaaatgtattagctACTGAATGagcaaaatacaaacaacaaaacacatgcacaaaactGAACACTGTCTTACGACCTCTGCTCTGCTCGTTCACAAGTTAGCCAGCTTCCTCGTAAGGCACCTCTCCCTCAGTGCCTTACCAAACCAATAGTTGTCATGGAAACCATCCCATTGGAGCCCATTATAGTTGCTTGTGTGGTTAAGGCTGACCCCTCCCGGTGCCTTACTAGATACACTGCTCTTGCATGAAATCTCAAGGGAGT from Polyodon spathula isolate WHYD16114869_AA chromosome 11, ASM1765450v1, whole genome shotgun sequence encodes the following:
- the LOC121323652 gene encoding C-C motif chemokine 4-like, which produces MHHFNMTFQLALIVIICGLAIGTNGAGKPVPCCQQTTRQRIKGPITGYTFQEEALPCVKAVIFYSNGKIICSNPKMPWVKTKIEQFESGQ